The following coding sequences lie in one Zingiber officinale cultivar Zhangliang chromosome 2B, Zo_v1.1, whole genome shotgun sequence genomic window:
- the LOC122047786 gene encoding putative leucine-rich repeat receptor-like serine/threonine-protein kinase At2g19230 has product MDSRFWWQILLIFAMASTRALSQSTDARGFLTIDCGMEPGSSYVDPFTNISYVSDAGFIDTGVNHNTFVAYVGEFWTPGLNTLRAFPNGTRNCYTIRSPAVARGSKYLLRAWFFYGNYDGRLGQQLSFDLHLGVNYWAGVDVLNAESSNWRETITMATAGYFSVCLVNTGKGTPFISEIDLRPLKDSLYPAANEWRSLLLGNRWNLGVQSGNGRSRYPDDPIDRVWDLLNSTPRKWNDVSTNSIVRNLPQDSFEVPSVVMQTAVTPINSSSLVIPWNPLPGYVNQFFLILHVSEILDLSGTNQSRQFNIYVNGLLWLPEIVIPPYLYSGFVYSLVPLPSFPTYNISLQALGNSTLPPILNAFELYMTMSNTSVPSDAGDVDAMTAIKERYQIQRNWMGDPCSPSAFVWDGINCTHNLSNSPRVTALSLSSSGLTGEITKSFASLSALQHLNLSYNNLTGPIPDDLANLSSLKLLDLTGNQLNGSVPLNLLEMSQNGSLTLRLDDNPHLCYNDSSCNVISTPVILKVFICFSATGNLHIDSKNC; this is encoded by the exons atgGATTCCAGATTTTGGTGGCAGATCCTCCTCATCTTCGCCATGGCCTCCACCAGAGCTCTCTCTCAGTCCACCGACGCCCGCGGCTTTCTCACCATCGACTGTGGCATGGAGCCCGGTTCGTCCTACGTCGACCCCTTCACCAACATCTCCTACGTCTCCGACGCCGGCTTCATCGACACTGGCGTCAACCACAACACCTTCGTCGCCTACGTGGGCGAATTCTGGACCCCTGGGCTCAACACTCTCCGTGCCTTCCCCAACGGCACCCGCAACTGCTACACCATTCGGTCGCCGGCGGTGGCGCGGGGGTCGAAGTACCTCCTTCGGGCGTGGTTCTTCTACGGAAACTACGACGGCCGGCTCGGCCAGCAGCTGTCCTTCGACCTCCACCTCGGCGTCAACTACTGGGCGGGGGTGGACGTGCTCAACGCAGAGTCATCCAACTGGAGGGAAACCATCACGATGGCCACCGCCGG GTACTTTTCGGTGTGCCTAGTGAACACCGGCAAGGGGACGCCGTTCATCTCCGAGATCGACTTGCGGCCGCTGAAGGACAGTCTCTATCCGGCGGCTAACGAGTGGCGGAGTTTGCTGTTGGGCAACCGGTGGAATTTGGGAGTGCAGTCTGGCAACGGGag GTCTAGGTATCCGGACGACCCGATCGATCGGGTGTGGGATCTATTGAACTCCACGCCGAGGAAATGGAACGACGTCTCCACCAACTCCATCGTCCGAAACCTTCCCCAGGACTCCTTCGAAGTTCCCTCCGTCGTCATGCAGACCGCCGTCACCCCCATCAACTCCTCCAGCCTCGTCATCCCATGGAATCCCCTCCCCGGCTACGTCAACCAGTTCTTCCTCATCCTCCACGTATCCGAGATCTTAGACCTCTCCGGCACCAATCAATCGCGGCAGTTCAACATCTACGTGAATGGATTACTGTGGCTGCCGGAAATAGTGATCCCCCCTTACCTCTACTCGGGCTTCGTCTACAGCCTCGTGCCCCTCCCTTCTTTCCCCACCTATAACATCTCCCTCCAGGCTCTCGGCAACTCCACTCTCCCGCCCATCCTCAATGCCTTCGAGCTCTACATGACCATGAGCAACACCTCCGTGCCCTCGGATGCTGGAGATG ttgATGCTATGACAGCGATCAAGGAGCGGTATCAGATCCAGAGGAATTGGATGGGAGATCCATGTTCCCCTAGTGCTTTTGTTTGGGATGGAATAAATTGTACTCATAACTTGTCAAATTCTCCAAGAGTCACTGCTTT GAGCCTGTCATCAAGTGGGCTGACGGGGGAAATAACCAAATCTTTTGCTAGTCTTAGTGCACTTCAACACTT GAACTTATCTTACAATAATTTAACAGGGCCAATACCGGATGATCTAGCAAACTTAAGTTCTCTCAAACTACT TGATTTGACAGGCAACCAGTTAAATGGATCAGTTCCTTTAAACCTCCTTGAAATGTCACAAAATGGATCACTTACGTTAAG ATTGGATGACAATCCACATCTTTGTTATAATGATTCATCGTGCAATGTGATATCAACACCCGTGATCCTGAAGGTTTTCATTTGTTTTTCAGCAACGGGCAACCTACATATAGATTCAAAAAATTGTTGA
- the LOC122048850 gene encoding uncharacterized mitochondrial protein AtMg00810-like encodes MRLNRSLVELGFKKCIQEHAVYTRGEREASILVGVYVDDLIVTGGSTEKINKFKQQMMTEFEMSDLGLLSYYLGIEVEQQKSRISLRQSAYAKKILSQFKMADCNATKHPMEPKTQLHKDLEGTPVDATEYRRIVGCLRYLLHTRPDLSYSVGMASRYMERPTIMHHRVVKQILRYLKGTIYFGLVYIKGPQEIGIFGYSDSDLAGDLDGRKSTSGMTFYFNESLVSWNSQRQKTVALSSCEAEFMAATTAACHALWLRSLASELTGVKSKPVTLFVDNKSAIALMKNPVFHGRSKHIDTRFHFIRECIEKGQIVVEFVNTGEQRADALTKALPGVKLAAMRQLLGVRDLQSCQD; translated from the coding sequence ATGCGGCTGAACAGGAGTCTGGTAGAGCTCGGCTTCAAAAAATGTATTCAAGAACATGCAGTATATACAAGAGGTGAAAGAGAAGCAAGtatacttgttggagtgtatgtcGACGATCTCATCGTGACAGGAGGTAGCACAGAGAAAATCAACAAGTTCAAACAACAAATGATGACAGAATTTGAGATGAGTGATTTGGGTCTTCTCTCCTACTACTTAGGGATTGAAGTGGAGCAACAGAAAAGCCGAATTTCACTTAGACAATCAGCTTATGCCAAGAAAATTCTATCTCAATTCAAGATGGCAGACTGCAATGCCACAAAGCATCCAATGGAACCCAAGACACAGTTGCATAAGGACTTGGAAGGGACTCCAGTTGACGCCACGGAATACAGGCGCATTGTTGGTTGTCTGAGATATTTGCTTCACACACGGCCGGACCTGTCATATTCTGTTGGAATGGCGAGCAGATACATGGAGAGGCCTACAATCATGCATCACAGGGTGGTCAAACAGATTCTCAGGTATTTAAAAGGTACAATTTATTTTGGGCTTGTTTACATAAAGGGACCCCAGGAAATTGGTATATTCGGCTACTCGGACAGTGATTTAGCCGGCGATCTCGATGGAaggaaaagcacaagtggaatgactttctattttaatgaaagtttggtGTCCTGGAACTCACAGAGGCAAAAGACAGTGGCGCTTTCATCTTGTGAGGCAGAGTTCATGGCAGCCACAACTGCGGCCTGCCATGCTTTGTGGTTGAGGAGCCTTGCCAGTGAATTAACAGGTGTAAAGTCAAAACCGGTAACTTTGTTTGTTGACAACAAATCCGCCATAGCTCTCATGAAGAATCCGGTATTCCATGGTCGAAGCAAGCATATAGATACAAGGtttcattttatcagagaatgCATTGAGAAGGGACAGATTGTGGTGGAGTTCGTTAATACCGGAGAACAGCGAGCCGATGCGTTAACTAAAGCATTGCCAGGAGTGAAGTTAGCTGCCATGCGACAACTACTCGGCGTCCGTGATCTACAATCATGTCAGGATTAG